The genomic region caaaaagaaaagctataAACAGAGTGTCTCTGGTCACATGTCTCTCTTCTCAATGACCTGGAAGACAGAAAGGGTTTACAGTAATTACAAAGATTGTAAATACTGGAAAGCGCCTTGGTGCATTGGACTGCAATAACATGTAACAATATGCTATACTATATACTAGTACATACTATGTTCATACCTTATGTTTCAAATAAATCAGTTAGACTCAGTACTATTCTTATTGTTACCTCATAAATTGTAGAATAGAAGGCATCTGGATTTGTTGTACATTGCTCAGTATCTGCTGAGGAAGTGTTCATGTTTGGAGTTACTGTGGAGCTGGATGTCTCTTGTTCTACAttgaaaacaagcaaaaacaatcAGATTACTggcatagatttttttttttttttttattataattcttCTTATATAAACAGAATTTGAAAAACTATCTGTTCTGGTTTACCCATGCTGGGTGCAAATTTAGACATGTTTGCatgaactattaataattgaGACATTAAGACTTGGTGCACTGGGGCACCTTCAGTAAATCTTTTTAACTGTGGTTTTCTCGTGTGGCTTTGTTATCAATACTGTCACTACAGAacattgttatatatataaaaaacaaactgcttaaGGTATAGTTGACATATGCAAGATTGACCTTTTGTGTTATTGTAACAGTTCAGAACATGTAACAGTCAAATCATCTCCATGACACTAAAGTGATATTGATTCAAACTACTGTTGAAAGCAGATACTTGCAAGGTGGTgaacatatatactgtatattgtagaCTATATGTAGGTTTATGTATCCAGTTAAAAGTTGCATGTAAAAGTCTGGTTCTATGTTTCCAGTGAAGTACCTCCATCACTCTTCTCTGGTGTGATGACAGAAAACATCGACCTTTGTGAATATACAACAGTGGTATGTTCAGACACtgatagaaacacagaaaaaaaaaatgttactgCACATTTAACCAGATAAGTTGATAATAACTTCCATAAAGACAACGATTCATCACTACAAACTTATTCACCTGTTTGACCTTCTTCTAGTTGTGAACTTGGTGTTGAAGCCTTTGAGGTAGCGAAGACCAACACTACAGCACAGCGAAGAAGATTTAAGCAAAAATCTTTGATTATCATTAAACAAGGTACTAACAGAAAAGTTACAGTGTATGTGCTCCAAgaattaatatatatttctacTGTACCTCTGTGTTTTCCATAAAGAAATATTCCCATCAAAAGCAACAGCAGAGCCATCAGAAACAGGGTCAAATTGTTCCACGGGATGAGGAAACGGTGGGAATGATTGTGGGTAGGATTTGTTGCTTGATGAAGTGATGGAGAGACTGTAAAAGTATGAGCATCATGATATAATTCTGTGTAATTTTGTTTTAGGTCACCTCTCACCGCCAGccagctctctgctgattctccaacTCCTATGATgttgcacttgtagagtccttcatcagacttcGACACATTGCGGATTGTCATATATCCATCATAGCCAGTTGCTATGTTGACACCATCTTTATAGAAGTCCGCTATGAGGACAGAGGAAGTCGTCTTGTTCCCGCAGTGAAGAGTCACGTTATCTTCCTCCATCACCTGAAGAGCAGGACTGTCCAGGATCACAGAACCATCTGACATAGAAGGGatttaaatttgatttcatGCCACAACTTATTTTGTGCTCATGTGTAATCGACAAAGCAGACTAACATTAAGCTTTCCTGATCTCAGTGTGATCAAAAATATGTGTTTCCAGCAAATTTGACTGCCCTTTATATATTCTGCCAAGAGGAGAGGTCAAATTTTAAACCAGAAGCTTGTTGACACTTACAAAACACATCTGCAAAAGGTAAAACTTACTAATGGACTTTGACCCAAAAATTGAGTAGGTTATGTGTCATTTTGTGCtaatttcagaaaaaaataagcaTAACTAATTAAAACTTGTGCACATAATTCAATTGACTcctaataaacatttatatcaTTTAAGAATAAGAAGTGTTTAAATTTCAAACCTATTGATACCCTTGTCCAGAGAAGACAGCTATGGTGCTTCTAATAAGTACTTACCAGTAATGTTGATGTTTAAAGAGTCGCTTGTTGTTCTTGCTCCTTTGGCTTCACACCAGTATTTTCCACTATCTGATGAAAAGACATGTGAAACCGAGCATGGACCTCCGGATTTCACAGTACCACATGTTTTCGTTACTCCCATGAGCTTCATCATCACTCTCCACCCAGTGAAATCATCAAATCCTTCACAATTGTAGGAGATGGATTCAAATTCAAAGAACTGGAGTCTGTTCGGGACTACACGTAGTACAGCCGCTTCTGAAAAAACGtaaagttatttttcattatgaTAAGATTATAGTTAGAAAAGAAACGCTTTTCCATCATTTAcattattcaagattcaagattcaaaaaactttattaatcccagagggaaattgttttgcctcattaccattgttctcaaaacagacagaaagaaagggaaccacaaccaggaaatatccaacaccaacataaatacacaaacataaatacacaataacatcaatactgaaaaactcaatatatatacagaatatgtaaatagataaatgaaattgggtcaatatattcacagcaagtatagGACAGTTTCACTTTCCCCACCTCTTACAGAGGGGcgaggaattgtacagattgattgccacaggtaggTCTAGTGTAGTTGCtatggagaaggtgtatgatggcgtcatccactccaatatggggttgataagcaaactgaagggggtcaagtgagggtttaaccagaggtcggagggactccaggatcagcctctcaaaagccttcatgatgtgtgatgtcagagccactggtctgtacTCATTaaggactctgggacgtggcgtcttattcactggaaccaggcacgactttttccaccctagaggaactctctccaggtgcagactgaggttgaagatgtgctggagaacaacacatagctgaggagcacaggctttcagcacccttgggctgactccatcaggacctgcagcctttgtggggtgaagcctgttcagctctcttctcacctgctcagctgagattgttcGGGTGGTGGCagagtcgtgtgggggagggactgaggagcagttagtgaactgaagtgggctctgtggatcagactggaatcgattgaaaaaaaaaaaaaaaattcaattcattggctcggtccacagtccccacagtctcctggctgctggaattgtagccagtgatggtcctcataccCCTCCAAACatccctggtgttgttctgttgaaggcgttgttccagttctttcctgtaaacctccttcccctccctgatcttgacagacagcagtctctggaccctctttgctgcctccctgtctcctgatctgaatgccttctttttgtcattcaggatgacTTTAATGTCcttagtgacccagggcttattgtttgggaagcagcaaaggGTTTTTGTGGGTATGTGGGTGTCCACACcgaaattaatgtagtcagagatgcagtctgtcagtccatcaatgtcctcaccatggGGTTCACAGAGAGttttccagtctgtctcttcaaagcatccctgcagggcaaggtgtgccccctctggccacctctttacagttttaatgtgaaagTCAGCTTCGCACAGTATAAGCATGAGGTGTCTGTATCATCTCATTAGTCTATCTGCCAAAAAGAAGCAGCACTTCATTCAATTTctacagaaatgtgtgtgcaagtaaaaaacacaaagggtGAGAAGCAACATAGCATCATAGTTTGTGTATCCATGGAGTCAGTGGACAGAGTGATCACCTGATAtacaagtcaagtcaagtcagaTGTTGGTACCACCAGTGGAGAAGGGTACGCTCACTCTAGAGGTAGATTTTTGCTTCAGCCTACTATTGACACTTTGGACATGTATAAAAACACCTGTCTTCTCTGGATTGGATGTTTACTAAGTGTATTTGTacatagaattatatagaaaacccaacaatcccaatTGAACATTGAGCAGGACCAGTAACTagactctggagatatacagctccaagatCTAGGATACTTTCAGAGGAGTAgccacaaagttaatgacaggCAATTGTGGCATTTAAATGGATttaggagagaggagatgagctcagtgtatcagtacaGGTCCCTCCGCCCAGACTAACTAAGAGACAGTGATggatcagatgactctgaactaactataagctttataaaaaagttttaagtctagtcttaaatgtagagagggtgtctgcctcccgaacctaaactgggagctggttccacaggagaggggcttggtagctaaaggctctgtctCCCATTCTATACTTGGAAattaggaaccacaagtaaatctgcagcctgagaacgtagagGTCTGCTTGGAAGATATACAAATATATCTACGGACATACTGGAaaagccagttacttctgtgccggtcccaagcccggataaatagagagggttgcgtaAGGAAGGGCATTCGacgtaaaaattgccaaaataaccatgcaaaTCATCAATAAGACTTtctggtggtggactttgctaagaggatggaaatggctgtagtcaacacttacttccagaagagagaggaacatagagtgacatagagaagtggaggtaggagtacgcaggtggactacatcctatgtagacgaggtcatttgagagaggttagtgactgctAAGTGGTGGTAGGAaagagtgtagccagacagcaccgcatggtggtgtgtagAGTGTgtagagaaggcgtatgacagggtgccgagggaggagctgtggtactgtatgacgttgtcgggagtggcagagaagtacgtcagagtagtccaggacatgtatgagagaagaatgacggtggtgagatgtgctgtaggtcagacagaggagttcaaggtggaggtgggactacaccaaggatcagctttgtGTCCCctcttgtttgctatgctgatggacaggctgacagatgaggtcagacaggaatctccctggacaatgatgtttgcggatgacattgtgatttgcagtgagagtagagagcaggtggaggaacagctggagaggtggaggtttgctctggaaagaagaggcatgatgatctatatattttttatttatttatatatattttttaaatataatgaaactATTTCATTAATGGTGGGTAAAAATGGTACTCACTACCCTACTAAAGTAAGGTACTTTACTGTGCTATGGAATACAAGTATTTTCTTCTAACAACAATCTGATCCAACCTGTTGGTCTGGAGCTCCGAGGGGGAgtttttctgctccactgtttgcctagtgcttgctcaagttgatcttgttgggctacatgtgtttgttgtctctctTGTGAAGCCCTTTGTAAGatgtgtttagaaaagtgctctataaataattgtattattttacttttttattttattatattcaatGTCAAACACAATGCAAATACCATAACTTGTTAAATGCTATAATTACACATCTATCTGCTCACTCTATCTGCGTAGTACAGCAGAATCATAACACTGACCACAGCGAGTGCTCTATTCTAGTAAACAGCATGTTCCGACATGtgaacagacagagcagataGAGCAAAGTCATTTAACCGTTACACCAAAATAAATGGTTCACTTAGACACAAATAGACACAGAAGCTGAGTGTTAAAGCTCTTGAACACAGCTGCCAATGTGAAGCACATATATTTTCAAATTGACAGTTTACTTCCACTGTTTTCGTTAAGGCATTTACAGTTACTAAGATCTTTATGTGACAGAAAGAGgctatacattttaaaaactgtgatgACTTGTATGAGTATTACAGTACGTTACAATATTAACCAATTAACCTCATATGTGTATTCTCTATCACATTCATTTAACAGCAGTGAGCATGGTTAAATACTTCCTGGTTGTTAACAAAACATAACTTTAAACTAAGGCTCCTCACTTGGGGAGGAGGTGTCTGAGCTCCCAGTGACCTGcaacacataaacaacaacagctgtcagtgtgtggaATGAGTCTTTATCACGTGCCAGACTACAGAACGTTACTCTTACAACATACCAACAAACTTGTAGGTGACTCTTGTTTCTCGTGTGTTTGTGGAGAGGAAGTGGTCTCACTTGAAGGACAGGCTGCCATACCTGCTGAAGTTAAGGAAACATCAAACCAAAGCCAGTTAACACTGATGGCCACTGAAAACAGAGCTTCAcatctattttatattttaaattgataacGCTCTCACTATTTCTATACCTCTTGGTTCCCTGTAGTACCGCAGTCCCACCACCAGTCCAACAGTCATCAATAAAACTGTACCAAAAATCCTCAGCACAATGAAGGCGTAAAGGCTCCCATCACAGGAAGGATGATTGTCCTTATGTAAAGCTGGAAGAAGATATGTATAATGAGTAATTCCAGTGTgtaagtttttatttaagtaatgctactaaattaaaaaaaaaaaaaaaacattagtgggactctgagctcctctcctctctcctttctccttttaaatgccaccattgcatgtcatgaacttctctctcccatagtttgctcctctctgttctcctctgcatcCCCGGCCTTATTCTTTCTATTAAAGTCGACTGATACTGCAAACTGTGTTTAAGGAAAGTTAAACATCTCAAGCAGTACTATAATTTTGAGCACATTCAAGACCTTATAGTCCCAGACCCAATCAAGTGCTGGTGGTTTCAATAACACAACCAATGCGATAGTTCACAACAATAGTAACAGACATGATCGTATCAACCTTTCTGCTGAACctcattatatatttttctcacttttaaTTATCACATCAGTGTCTGCGGAATCACACTCGATAGTTATTTTACCAGTCTCACCTCTGACATTAAGccagctctctgctgattctccagctccagagatgctgcacgTGTAGAGACCTTCATCTGACTTGGAAACACTGGGGATGATCATCTCACCCACGGAATCACTGCTTACATCTAGGTCATCTTTAGTATCACCTGGGAGAGTGGGTGAGTTCTTCTTTCTGCATCTCAGAATCATTGCTTCTTCGCTGTCTGTTGGCAGGTGAATAAGTCTGACTGAGAGCTAGAGAAAATAATAGTTTGGATTACGGATGTGTCTCACCTGTGACTTTAAGCCAGCTTTCTGGTGATTCTCCggctccagagatgctgcacttgtagagtccttcatgGGACCTGGAAACACTGTGGACGATCATCTCTCCTGTAGAGCTGCTCCCCATGAAAAGTCCATCTTTATAGAATTCAGCAGTGAGGTTTGAAGGAGCCTGTTTCTTTCTACAGCGCAGAGTCACATCATcgccctccatcacagggagaaCAGGACTCTCCAGGATCACAGAACCAGCtggatgaaaaagaaaactacataaTTTACTCGAAGCAAAGTCCTTCAATCTACCTACAGAAGAAGATACAACTTCATCaactacaaataaacatttttaaaataaatatcttttctAAACATACCAGTTACTGTGACGTTGACCGTGCTGCTTCTTGTGTCTCCACTAGCTTGACACCAGTATTCTCCACTGTCTgctataaatgcatttttaatggtGCAGGGTCCTGTCGACATCTCCCAGCTAGACGAACATATTGTTTCAAATCCCTTGAGCCTTCTCTTGACTCTCCAACCCGTCAGTTCACCATGTCCCTCACAGCTAAAGACAATGGaatcatattcaaagaactgtaGCCTGTTTGGAACAACCCGAAGAAAAACTGGAACACAGAGAGTCACATAGATTATTAAATACTTAAATGGATGCCTCATTAGTCTTTTAATATATGTAGCACTAAAACTCAGTTTGACCTGAAACTGAGCGATAATATACGGTATATAAGATTGTACCATGACTCACTGGTTTTCTGCGGAGAACTGAGGAGAACGTGCAGAAAAAGCACCAACAAGACTGGAAAGGCAAAGGAGGACAGATATATCATAACAGTTTGATAGAATATTAACAAGTGCATTTGTAATAGCTTGTTTTATTCAATATGCTTTTCAACTGAGTTTTGTTTCACTACACTGAACCAAATGATGCAAGTAAACGAGAGGTTTCTACTGACGGAGAAAAAGATCTGGTCACTGATCACTGTTTTCACACCTTTAACTTCCATTTTATGCAGTAAACTTTACAGAAGTTGAGTACTCACACAGTCTGGAGAAGgaagctgtgacctccatgttgtgttgctgctgagTGTCTGAGCATTGGACTAAAATACAGACACTTTAAAAGAGCTAAGAGCTTCCTCTTCCTGGAGACAGTGGTTTCAGCTGCTGTGACTTTATCTATCAGATATAAAACCCCAAAATACCATctaactacagtatgtgatgttATAAACATTTACAGGGATTCATTAACCAAATGGCATTGCAACAATTCAACGTTGTTAAGTTAATGTTGTATAATTTAACCAGattgacatgttttattttttatagtgaTGCCATTATTATCATGAACCTACGCATGGGTTATAAAGTTGTTCACAATTGTTGgatatttgttttacatgcaCTGTATTAGAAAACCATGCAGTTATTCACTCTAGTGCTCATGAGCAAGCAATAGAAGTCACACTGCCCTCTTTAGTAAGTCAGTCATCCATCACTCCACCTGAAGACAAAGGGCTCAGAGGTTCATGTTGATGTCTCCCACAGAAAATAACATAATGTAACCAACCAACTTCATCTTCCAACACTGAGTCTAGACAAACATCTAGACATCACACATCTGTGGGGAAGTAATGATCATAACAAGTATAGTGGTATTTTAGATCAGTTCcctttttcatttgtctgtccACATGTCGTCCTCTTAAAAACCCAATTTGTCACAGCTTTCCTCTTGTTTTAACTGCAGTGTTACACATGAAACATTGAAACCGTTTTTTCTTTCATGCCTCCTTAGAAAACATCGCCTCAAACAAGCTTTAAAAAAACCTGGTTTCACTCGTTTACTGAGACAGATAAAtcataaatggtaaatgttctgcacttactTAGCTGGTAATCAAAGCACTtcacactgcgtctcattcacccattcacgcgcacattcacacaccaatggcagagctgctatgcagctgacctgaatcaccgggggcaactaggggttcagtattttgcccaaggacacttagGCATGTGtcatggcagccgggaatcaaaccaccaatccagCAATGtgcagtcaactgctctacctattgagccacagccatcCCCAAATCTTTTGATCTGTACTTTGACATTAAACTGAGAGATTTGCTTTCTATTCTACTGTTTGATATCACTTAAGAGCCTCTTTCATTAGCAATAAGATAACATGCAGATACCAATCCAGTGAAACTTGACATTTAAGAAAGTTTTGTGAACTTCAATGCAgatgatttatttgtttgtcaaTCTGATCCAGTTGTTTCAGTTACTATTCTTCTAAAAAATGTCAAGTCATTTAATAAACTATCAGGTTAGAAATTAAGGGGaacaaaactgaatttattCCTCTTAGGAAgcatctctctccctttttttctgtATCTCTACCATAAAGAGTTGTTTCTACCCATTTAAGTTATGTTGGACTTTAGACTTTCACAAATTGAAAGCTAACATTAGTATCTGGAGTTTTCTACCCTTTCAACATTTTTCTCTATCAATATTATAAAAATTGACACGGCACCAAGATACTTTTATCTTTGCCAGAATCTTTCTACACACCTGCTGGACAATACTCTCTCTTATTGACAGTTGGGC from Anabas testudineus chromosome 18, fAnaTes1.2, whole genome shotgun sequence harbors:
- the LOC113168296 gene encoding high affinity immunoglobulin gamma Fc receptor I-like; translated protein: MTPSYTFSIATTLDLPVAINLYNSSPLSAVLRVVPNRLQFFEFESISYNCEGFDDFTGWRVMMKLMGVTKTCGTVKSGGPCSVSHVFSSDSGKYWCEAKGARTTSDSLNINITDGSVILDSPALQVMEEDNVTLHCGNKTTSSVLIADFYKDGVNIATGYDGYMTIRNVSKSDEGLYKCNIIGVGESAESWLAVRGDLKQNYTELYHDAHTFTVSPSLHQATNPTHNHSHRFLIPWNNLTLFLMALLLLLMGIFLYGKHRVLVFATSKASTPSSQLEEGQTGE
- the LOC113168496 gene encoding Fc receptor-like protein 5 gives rise to the protein MLCGDVTLESPALPVTEGETVTLRCSNQRNPFHLQADFYIDGKRINSSSTGELIIHGVSKSDELYMCISGAGGSPEKQLLVKEEEEDPTYILRLLFFTLMLSQQQDNMKTPALCFRQLFVLLLLGSQLHLSSSVDVFPQVDPNRQQHFEYESFTVSCEGLNGLTGWRVMRKIKGVVIICASTWETSTGPCEIKTAYPEFDSGEYWCEMKGVNRSKTVNITVSAGSVILESPVLPVMEGDDVTLRCRKKQAPSNLTAEFYKDGLFMGSSSTGEMIVHSVSRSHEGLYKCSISGAGESPESWLKVTDSEEAMILRCRKKNSPTLPGDTKDDLDVSSDSVGEMIIPSVSKSDEGLYTCSISGAGESAESWLNVRALHKDNHPSCDGSLYAFIVLRIFGTVLLMTVGLVVGLRYYREPRAGMAACPSSETTSSPQTHEKQESPTSLLVTGSSDTSSPSEEP